CCTTACAGCTGCAGCCCAGGTTCGAATCCAGCCTGGGCCCTTTACTGCATGtcatcccccctctcccccccgccgcctttcctgtctctctgcagctgtcactatcacataaagcagaaatgccaaaaaaagagTGTGAATTGGCTGTTCGTGGGATcataaaagtcattttttttctctaaagcAGGCCGTCTTCTTGCTGATAGTGGCAGCTTCTGCACTGCAGTTTGCCATCATGAACACAAAATGTGCACCAGCGGAACCTTTCGGTGTCATCAGCAGAGCTTTTCCTGTGATCGAACTAGACGGCAGGGGTGCAGAACGAGGAGTCCTCGCTGTAtttgacctcctcctcctcctcttaacCTCCTCTCCTATCACCACATGTTGTTGATTAGCCCGGTGGTGAAACGTGCTGGTGACTTAACATCACAGATtaagagctgcagaggtggtctataaaataacacacacacagccacacacatacacttatcATATGAGCTCACCACCAGACATTTCACCAGAGTCCCCCTGCTCTGATGTCCTCAGGGAAATGCCTTCTGCAGTTATGTCAGTGCACTGCCCCCCTGCTCTATATATGCATGCGATTGCTAAAAATGacaagaaagatgaaaaatccAACTCAAAACAAACTTAAATCGTCGGTCTTAAATCGTTTTGCTGGAAACTCTACACGCACAGTAATTTCCTGTTGTTGTGGCATCCGTTATTGGAAAACGGCACTAAAAATGGTTGCCCTTTCAGTCTTTACTCACCTTGACCCAGAGCCAGCGAAGCCAGGAAAGACAGCAGGAGTGCCACCTTATTTAATTCCAACATGGTGCCACACCTTCAGTCACTGATGCTTTTCGTTTGCCTCTCTCTGATCCGCTACAGACATAAATCTAAAGTCTCCCCCTCAGCCTGCAGATTCCTCAGCTCGCAGACTGCAGCTGACAGCGGCCGCCTCGGTCTGTCAGGTgtgagtgatgctgctggtcgAGCGGAGCCTCGCCGCCTGCTCTTGAGTTGAGTTGCTGAGTTGGAGACAGGAGCTCAGGCGTTTTTAAAAGAAGGGGGCATCGGGAGTGCACACCAATCCGGCCCCTCTCTGCTCACGATTGGCCAGTGAAATGCAACATCTGGGTCCCCCATATCATCTTCCAAAAAAAGGTGAGGGTATGGTGGGGgtagagagagagcgagagggaggtagagagagacactcacagagaagcagagagggagggtgtgtgtgtgtgcatgtgtgtgtgtgtgtgtgtgtgtgtatgtggggggACTAAAaggtgttttcctgtttgtccagTTAAGATTCATAAGTTATGACTTTTTTGCCACAGTATTTtcgttttctttgtgtttgtaatcTTCTTTTGCTCTGATGTACTTGTCCATCCACacagcaggtgtgtctgtgcagaacagcacacacacagacagacatgcttCATAGAGGTTTTAACATTCAACATATCGGAAGCTGGTTTGACACATCATGTAAGCTTTTCTTGTCAAAATAATAGTTTGTATTAACTCTTAGCTCTTTATTCTGTGTTAAATAAGCAGTTAATCGTGTTCTGTAAGATGTCATGTCCTTCTTTGGCACTCCCACGTGTCTTTCTGTGCCTCACTCTCCCTTTTATCGCTCTCTCCAGCAGACAAGCCAgatgctgctctgcctctgcttcgACTTCTGGttcagctttctaactttttaACAGTCGCTGATTGCAGGGCCACGCACTGCCAAAGAGTGGAAGTGGCGTCATATGGCATGCCATTCAGGAAAAAACTCCTCCGAACGCAGACAGGAGGCGTGCTTATGAGGTGCAATGCACACTGGCTCGTTTGCAGCGCGCAAATTGTTGCAATTTAGCGACGATGCTTGTAAAAAATCCatggaaattaaaaaacattacGTACGTTCGACTCTTTTATAAATGCCCTCTGGTTGAACAAACAAAAGGTGTCAAACAACCACGTTTGAGGGAattcttttcaaaataaatgcacttcTTGAAAAAGATGTTgcacatatttacatatatttatataagtAACTTCCTTTCTGAGAAAGGATGGCAATAAATTCAAGATATTATCATTTAATCCCTGACAAATGTTTCCACaattcagtggtggaaagtaactaaagtaCTTAATTACTGTACTTAAGTCCAGTTTACTTGTAATTTACTTGAGCATATCccttttatgttttatgctACTCCCCTATGAGAAACAGTACTGGTTACTTTTCAAGTTAGTCGAGGCTTTTTGTCTCGTTCTAGATGTCTCTAAATTGTATAGCAGTCTCACCAAAGACATGCGTCACCTCTAAACTATTTAATTTAACTgtttacacacaaataaacagattaaaattTATGTTGCAGAacttgtgtttcttctttccccTCTCATTATTAAATTGGTTAAAACTGGCTCCACAtcaagcagcaacaacagtaaaactaactaactataaataatataatattttatgCAGAAGAAGTACCTTTAATtgacatacatttaaaatagtaataaaatgCTAGTTAGCTAAAGTCAGATTTTAGATATTGAAAGTATTTTGTTTGGCaaaacttgttgtttttttttttaaagaaacaagcAACGATTGTTTTCACACCACAATGGAAAACAACTGGAGCTGTTTCAGGAAAAGGCCTCATAAATTGCTCAACTTTGAGCACTTGTGTGTTCGACAATGTAAGCACTAAATTAATCTTCCTGCCGCTCTCTGTTTCTGACTCATCTAAATCTCCCGACCGCGTTTCTTCTCCATGTAAGACTATCTCTCACCGCGTATTGCTACAAGTGCCGCTGTCAGTAATGATTGTTCAATTCTCCGGGCCACCAACGACTCCAGAGCTCATTACTCAGCCACTCCCATGAAAGGCACAAACGACAGAGTGGTGACAAGTCGTTGTTTCCTGACAGGGATTGGACAGGCATGAAAGACAGGGCCGCTGAGCGCTCAGGCATATTTGCACAACCCTCGTCAGTCCGCCTCTGACAGATTTAATACCGGCGAGCGAAAAAACGGATCGGCATTCCTTTTCCCTGACTTtccacacccactcacacatgtgcacacacacacggggcATTAGTGCATTAGTATTCAGAAGAAGCTCCTGTTCTTCGTGTAAATACACATTACCTCATCCATAAACAGCAACACCAGTCGTGCTTCGTCATTCTCGCTGAAGCCCTGAGCTCAGCCATGAGAGACTTTCCTCTACAGCTGATTACAGCTTGATCACACCTGTTTATGGCTTCCATTACCGAATTGAACCCAGTCGGGATCCAATAAACAGAAGTAACAGCGTGTGCTCATCCAAGAAGCACAACAGCTATGCAGCCTCTCAATTAGTGACCGTTGTTTAATAGAACGAGCCGTGTTTAGGGGGGGTTGGCAGGCAGCTtccctgctgaagtgtccttaaGCAAGACGCTCAAAGACTCTCCCACTAGCAGCTCCAGGTTCAGGTTCACTCCAGCTTTGAAGATCAAAAGAATAAAAGGATAAAATAATATTGTTTGTCAGAATCTTGCCATGTATGCTAAAAGAATGAGAAACACGTCTCTGATATCTGTGTTTCTTTGCCGTGATTGAGTTGTCTGGCCACATGGAGGCAAACTGAAAACCCAGCCATTGCAGAAAGGTGTTACATAAACATGTTAGCAAGCAGCTGCCTATTTACGCATCCAAAAAGCACGAAACAATGATTCGTTTCATGTTCCCACATCATGCTTCTTGTTACCTGATGAACACAAGTCCACTagtcactctcttttagctctgcgtTGGGTCTCGatcaactcctgagggaaatatgtggctctttagctgaTAACTGCTCcaatatgttcaccagctagtctttaactgtgtctgtctgctgtttggtgctcaGTAGTCGAGTGTTCGGTgggttttcagagctttttcactgaaaacagctgcctgaaaATGACACTATGAGAGTAATGAGAGCGAATCAAAACAGTGAATAATGGGCTGGACAGTTGACAATGAGCTGGAATTTGGTTTAAAGCTCTGTAAAGGCgaagggagctgcagattcagacaATTCTTTATAGGTTCATAACCTACAGCAACCCcattcacactgtcacactgtcattttaTACATCATTATAGAAGTGCTGATTATAGCCACTAGAACTACCTTGATTGAGGTTTTCTGCCATATGGAGGCAAGGTGGAAACAACATTGTCACATgataaaggtgtgtgtgaacatgctaGTAAACAGTTGctaatttacacatccagcatacacagagcaacattagcattcatttgggcTACTGCATAGACTGCATGAATGCAATATtaactctccttttagctctattttggtctccaccaactcctgcaAAAGGTGTCAGGTATTTTAGCAGCgaaatgctccactatgttcaccagctggtcactATCTTGCTAAATTGTGGGCTGTTTATTGCTGAGCTTGTAGTGTATGGTTAGTTTATCAGACTGTCTTGGCTGaacagaggctgatgggagcaGAGATgtgggccagaaaaccaaaacaatcatCCAAATTAGGCTGAAAGACACCATGGAAACTGCAGAGATCGTCTGCTACCCTTGGTGGACTGGTGCAcctcttttacattttgtcatgttATAGTCATATCAGTGTCTGTTGACATAAAATATGCAGACTAGCCCAGCTGTAcgtgcaggaaaacaaaacaccagaaaCTGAACCATCCTTTaaaagaaactttttttattgGACGATGAGAACTGTGGGCCTTTTGTAACAGAAGCAACTGAAACAAAAGTAATGCAGAAGTGCAGGCTGACCAGGCTGATTGCACTAACTCATCTCAGCAGCACACTTCAGTAGTAAgttaaacataaaaacaaaaagagcatcagaacatgaacattaaaaaagttctaaagacaaaaaaaaaaaacctctccaGCGGCTGGCATCGTAGAAAACTCATCTTTCTTTGCCGAGTGtggaaaaagacatttctgttgCAAAGTAATCAGTGAACAGTGTAATGCTACAGCTTGTACAAGTAGACTGACACAAAAACTCCTCATGCCATTCTCTAAAAAGACATGACCACAGTTACTAAATATTATCCTTCTACTGTAGCTCAACAGCACATTTGGCTAAGGCGTAGCCTGATCTACACAACTGAGATTTTAACATTAAATCACATGAACAATCTATAAAATGCAAAACCGGAGAACAGATTAACCGTAGGGGTTTGAAAACGAGGAGTGGCCACACTGGCTCTTATGGTTCCCATGTGTTACAGTTCTAGGAGACAGTCTGTGCCAGGGTAGTCTGGGAGGTTAAGCTCGTATTTTTTCTGGATGTCATAGGGCAGGAAGCGTCCGGCCAAGAAATGCTTCCCCGAGAAACTCATGGCGCACTTCTTTGGTGctgtgagagagatgagaacGTCTGGGTTGATCCCATCCTGACTCGGTTCTTCTACATCCCAACCTGAGAAAGacgaagaggagggagagaaaaggaggcatATAAGGAGCGGAGGACTGCGATCATTTTCTGCCCGTTGTGCTCACACTCAGCAGGTTATGTATTCGGGGTATGATGAGCTCACACTGAGCCGACTGTAGCATGAGATTTATCCTTCACGTGTGCCTCCAGACTTGGAAAACGCCTGCCTGGGAGCCAAAGCACCCAGGGAGCTGCCTGGAGACCCATCTATCATGCTGCGTTTCAGAGCCTTCAgcctgatatctgcagtttgcATGAACGCTCACCTGAGGGCACATCCACACTGACAATGGGGGTCTTGATTTGCTTCAGGGTGACCAGAATACCAGAGTAGGGCTCCTTAATGTTGGCACAGTCGGCCTCTGGGCCCAGCATGGCATCAATCACTAGGTTGTAGGCGTCGTTTATGAGCTGCACCTGAACAGAGCAGTAGGAATAAATAAAGGGTTAACTTCCTGCACATAACTCAGCTAAATCAGCGGTTCATAAAACAAATCTGGGGGCTTGCGGGATGAATTACAGCACAGGAAAGCAAGCAAtctgaaaagctgtgaaaacgGTTCACAGCTAGTTCATATTAATTCAAAAGGGACATAAAAAGGTTTTAACCTTTTTCAATGATCTCATCTGATGCTGCAATTTAAAGCAACTGATGACATGTGAGGGAATTCACTCATTTGCTCTCTTGCCGAGGGTTAGAAAAGAAGATCGATAGCACTCTCTCATCCGTCCATTCAGACCGCAGCAGCAGCCGAGTAGCTTAAGTTAGCTTAAAGGCAGGAAATactgggaaacagctagcctaaaaaacaaaatacctTCACctctcactaattaacatgttttattagttgccaggcaaccagtggagactccaggaagttactggtccTGAAattgtgtttggtttttgtccGGATTAAACAAATGGCATATGACGTGTTCATCGGTgtgctttaaaggtgctggctagctgtttccccctgttcccactctttgtgctaagctaacttgGCTTGTGCTGCATATTTATCGTAGCGAGTGATATCAAACTTCGCATCTACCTCTccacaggaaagaaaacacacatgcattactCTTTAAACAAATCAGTTTTCACAGTCCATACTTTAGATTAAATGAAAGACTTTAACTTGTAAAATGTGTATAAAGATGCTGCGGACCTCTGTAGGGAGATAGGAGAGGAAAGGGATGTCCATCTTCTCACACTGGACTGTGAAGTCCTGGTGTAGACTTTGAGAGGAACGTTGAGGGTGGTAGATGGTGGGCTCGTATTCCTGTGTgagatgacagcagcagagaaaaacaacagagaggaggTAGCAGTGGGGTcacaaaggaggagaaacacacacaaatagagaaAAGGTTGCATAATACGGACACTACACGCTGATTTCATGAGACTGACATGAACAAGTGTGTGATGCATCAGCACGCGTTTGGCCTTCGGGTTACGACAAGTGGAAATACTGTTGATCACTGATCAAAGGTTGTGGTTTTCTACGGCCCGCTTCCTGAATGAATACTTCCTTTATAAAGTGGAAGCTGAGAGGAGTAGAAATCCAGACACCCGCAGTCTGAAAGGTCTGTGATGCTCAGCAGGAAGCACCTGTGATCCGTGACCTTTACACAGTCCCACAAATAAATCTTAAACCAGTAGtgcgaggtgtgtgtgtgagagagagagtgtgtttgcatgtttgatGTAAAAATCTCATGTTGTCTTTTCATCAGAAACTTAGTCCTTGATAAGTATGTACATAATTAcctttaaagggccagttcagcctattttttaaatctaactTACCCTTAAAGGTAGTAAGCCAGTTAATTTGAAAGAATCAACAATGAGATCTATCAAGAACAATGTCTGGACACTTTCATCAGCTTTCAatgggactatttctttggtagaaagtagttccagtgaaaaccgttgacagtgaggtctgtgCAGAGTAACTGGGTCATTGATTCTAGATGGACACATTGCTATTGAACGGCTGATGCTGTTTTTAGCTTGGCTCCAGGGGTGGCGGGTTTGACCTGTTGGTCAGTTGTTTGGACGGTCAGTCCgccgctttggtccagactgatatatctcaacaactattggatgaattgccCTGAAAGCGACGTTCACGCCACCCTCGT
This DNA window, taken from Chelmon rostratus isolate fCheRos1 chromosome 4, fCheRos1.pri, whole genome shotgun sequence, encodes the following:
- the yjefn3 gene encoding yjeF N-terminal domain-containing 3, with protein sequence MGEHTAASVILPLKGEAAAIETELLRDYRFGQQQLIEIWGQACAIAITKAYPLSSLAKKQPTVLVICGPDQNGSIGLVCARHLRMFEYEPTIYHPQRSSQSLHQDFTVQCEKMDIPFLSYLPTEVQLINDAYNLVIDAMLGPEADCANIKEPYSGILVTLKQIKTPIVSVDVPSGWDVEEPSQDGINPDVLISLTAPKKCAMSFSGKHFLAGRFLPYDIQKKYELNLPDYPGTDCLLEL